The Alteripontixanthobacter sp. genome has a window encoding:
- a CDS encoding sterol desaturase family protein, with product MPGSTIAILAIYLGFALIELWRTRLFSKPEQNRDDGIVEAVSIVALLGFTQPAVLFGAGALAGMIVPQWEGALAEINLFAAIALFLVLDDMMQYWWHRAAHTFPWLYNLHRPHHNARYMSIRLVYRNNLFYYMMMPGIWLSGLLIFLGLGWVYAGYIVVKLAVITGAHSDVAWDRPLYRIKWLSPVMWLVERTISTPATHHAHHGRHASDPAVNYKGNYGNLLFFWDVLFGTAKITRQFPQSYGVENLPATSLGEQLAWPVFGRIPVEQAGEAARSRAPAETPAPTG from the coding sequence ATGCCCGGTTCGACCATCGCCATCCTGGCCATCTATCTCGGCTTCGCGCTGATCGAGCTGTGGCGCACCAGGCTGTTTTCCAAGCCCGAACAGAATCGCGATGACGGGATCGTGGAAGCAGTCAGCATCGTGGCGCTGCTTGGCTTCACCCAGCCTGCCGTGCTGTTCGGCGCTGGCGCGCTGGCAGGGATGATCGTGCCGCAATGGGAAGGGGCGCTGGCCGAAATCAACCTGTTCGCCGCGATCGCCCTGTTTCTGGTGCTGGACGATATGATGCAATATTGGTGGCACCGCGCTGCGCACACCTTCCCGTGGCTCTACAATCTGCACCGGCCGCACCATAATGCGCGATATATGAGCATCCGGTTGGTCTATCGAAACAACCTGTTTTATTACATGATGATGCCTGGCATCTGGCTTTCGGGGCTGTTGATTTTCCTGGGCCTCGGCTGGGTCTATGCGGGCTATATCGTGGTCAAATTGGCGGTCATCACCGGCGCGCATTCGGACGTCGCCTGGGACCGGCCGCTCTACCGCATAAAATGGCTTTCGCCGGTAATGTGGCTGGTGGAGCGCACCATCTCGACCCCCGCCACGCACCATGCGCATCATGGCCGCCATGCCAGCGACCCTGCGGTGAATTACAAGGGAAATTACGGAAATCTGCTGTTCTTCTGGGACGTGTTGTTCGGCACCGCCAAGATCACCCGGCAATTTCCGCAGAGCTACGGGGTGGAGAACCTGCCCGCCACCAGTCTTGGCGAACAGCTCGCCTGGCCAGTGTTCGGGCGGATACCGGTAGAGCAGGCCGGGGAAGCGGCCCGCTCCCGCGCGCCTGCCGAAACTCCCGCTCCGACCGGCTAG
- a CDS encoding OsmC family protein, giving the protein MATTRNGSATYEGLGKDGKGTVSTGSGVLDKQPYGFNTRFEDEPGTNPEELIAAAHASCFTMALSFALAKEGFETGSLATDAAVTLEKDGDGFKVTRSDLTLTGSVPDIERAKFEELARDAKANCPISKLLNADITLDITE; this is encoded by the coding sequence GTGCAACTTACGAAGGCCTCGGCAAGGACGGCAAGGGAACGGTTTCGACCGGATCCGGCGTGCTCGACAAGCAGCCCTACGGCTTCAACACGCGGTTCGAGGATGAGCCGGGCACCAATCCCGAAGAGCTGATTGCCGCGGCACATGCCAGCTGCTTCACGATGGCGCTCAGCTTCGCATTGGCGAAAGAGGGGTTCGAGACCGGCTCGCTCGCCACCGATGCGGCGGTCACGCTGGAAAAGGACGGCGATGGCTTCAAGGTCACGCGCAGCGATCTAACGCTGACCGGCTCGGTGCCCGATATCGAGCGAGCGAAGTTCGAGGAACTGGCGCGCGATGCCAAGGCCAATTGTCCGATCTCCAAGCTGCTGAATGCCGACATAACGCTCGACATAACCGAATAG